The sequence AGCAACTGGGAGGGAAAGCCTACTTTGTTCCGAATGCGCGGATAACCCACCATCATGGACAAAGTACTAAGCAAACTAACGACAACTATAAATACTTTTTACAAAGTAAGTACCTGTTCATAAAGAAGCACCACGGGAAAAGGGCGGCGTATTTTTTCAGAATCACGTTTGCAATTGATTCCCTTGTTACAATTTGTGCCTTTTTACTGCTACAGGTATTGGCCAAAGGAGAGAGGCGTAACGAAGTAAAAGGCACAGTGAGGTCTCTCTGGCGAGCATTACTATGGGGGATAGGGAGCAACAAAGGCGGTGCTAATTAAAAGGCTTGACCTTGTCCAGTTAAGGATGGTGATAGAGATCTTGGGGTGATTCATGTTTTTCCCCCAGGCAAACTGATGTTACGGACGTTAGATAAGGTATCCTCCTGGATTGCTTATGCTAGCGTTCTTTGTAAGGGTAGGTCACTAAAGGGCGAACAGAGCCCCTAAGCTAATGTTCCTTTTAATAACGTCGATTCTATTATCCTGTAGTATCAATTCTCCATCCAAGTTGTACTAGCTTATCCACTACTATTCTAGTCGTCTTTCTGGAGTCCTCTTTTAATATTGGATTTATGGCTCTGAGCCGCTGCTTAACTATGTCATAGTTTTGTTCCAAGATTTTGAATGTGTTGATAATCTCGCCTGCGCTTATGCTTTCAACATGTATGGAGAAATCTGTGAAGCCCACCTTTCGGGCGAATCCCTGAGCTTTGTGCTCGTAATATATGGATATAAATGGGGTATTTCCCTTAGCAGCAAATACAACCGGGTGATATCTCATACTTATAAGGCAAAACAGCTTGGAAATTAATATTTGCTGTCCGTAAGAATCAATATCTGGAGGGCAAATGTGTATTCGCTCTTTATCCAACTCCCGGATGCTCTCCAGTAGCTGAGTATCGTTAACTTCTCCAAAAAGCTGAGGTATAAGCAATACGGAATATCCTTTTTCAATCAGGTAGTTAGCAACCTCCGAGCAACTGGCCATTATCCTCTCCGCCATTCCTTCAACATCTCTATACCTGTTATGCCATTTTAGATCTGTTACTACCATGCCAATCGTTCTTTTCCCATTAATCAATTCCAATATCTCCGAAATACCGTCATACTTCTCTAAGTAATTTTCGGGTATGTCATTTTGGAAAGCAGAGTCCAAAGTTGCTCGCGCTTCCAATCCCAGCTGGTCCTTTAGGTATCCCAGAGAAATCTCTTCCCTGAGTATTATGGCGTCTGCCTTCTTGAGTATGAATCTTCTAGCTGTATTCCTGAATCTATCCACGAATGGCCCCATCGAAGGTGCATAGAAGAACAACGGCTTTTTCTTAAACACCTTCGCCACCAGTAGCCAGTACAGAGAACATGAGTCACCTAGCAACCCGCCACCATACAAATCGCCAATGCTCGGACCACCCGGAGCATGAATCACTATGTCAGCTTCATTTACCGCCTGGAGGAATCTCCTCCCTCGCTTGATAAGCGATAATCTCCCACATGTTAAGATATTGAATACGGCATCTACAAGGTCCACTGTACGGTGCCGCCCTAACAAGACCATTGGGTAAGGCTCAAGTATTTCTATATCATCGTAAGGGAACCACGCATCTCTTGCTGCCAGAAGCATGATGCTCATTTTCTGAACGGGAATTTCTGCTCTTAAGGACTCAATCATCGCCCTTATCGCGGCTTCGTCACCTCGATTGTACCAGTTAGCGCGCAAGATTAGAATGTTCAATGTATTTCACTTAATATTTATCAAAATCCTTATTTATCACCCTGTGGTACAGAATACGGAAATAACCTACATACATACGTAAAACCCGGAGAGGGATATTTCTCAGCAGAAACTTGCCTAACTCGCAAGAGGTGAGACGACTGTTTGTAAACGCTATTGCTCCTATAAGTATATTCGGCAGGCTAGCCCCTGTCCTTGAACACGTATATGTTTCCCTTTTCCAGAACTTCGGCAACCCCTTACGCCAGTTGAGATTCACCTTTTTAAAATGCAGGAATACCTTTTGTGATCTGATGACATCCCTGGCATTTGATACCTCCAATTCAACTGCCCCCGCAGAATTTGCTGCATGTAGTAGTGCTTCACCTCGCTCTGACCTAGATATCACTACAGATTTACCCTTGTGCTCCGCTTTTATTATCTCCGGCAGCCAGGGATCGCCAAAGGAAATATCAGCCAGTTCATTGGTCACGTCACCGCATGAAAGGCAGCATGATGGGGTAAAGAAAAAACCGCCGAAAATATTGTTCCATAAAGAACCTCGGTTAGGGAGAAACCTCTCGCCTCCATTTTTCAACCTTATCCCTATTCCTCCGGGCCACCCTCCTCCGCGATAGGATATTTCTATAAACTCTTCACTTCTGATGCCGAGCTTCCTCAGCAGGAATTCGGTGCCATCAAAGCTGACCGTATGCGAACAGAAAATCCCCAAATGGAGGCTTATTCTCTCTCTTAGCGTCTTGCTAACTGCTTCGGCCTTTCTAATACCATAAATGTGACAAGGG is a genomic window of Dehalococcoidia bacterium containing:
- a CDS encoding Coenzyme F420 hydrogenase/dehydrogenase, beta subunit C-terminal domain, with amino-acid sequence MKSGLCTGCGTCVGICPTSAIRMRYDIRKGIYLPELIEGECNQCGICVKACPGYFVNLAGLNLEVFGKEPKDSLLGNYIGCYLAHATDSEIRYNSASGGLVTSLLIFALEQGFIDGALVTRMKKDNPLAPEPFIARTREDILLALGSKYCPVPANIAIREILQKDGKYAVVGLPCHIYGIRKAEAVSKTLRERISLHLGIFCSHTVSFDGTEFLLRKLGIRSEEFIEISYRGGGWPGGIGIRLKNGGERFLPNRGSLWNNIFGGFFFTPSCCLSCGDVTNELADISFGDPWLPEIIKAEHKGKSVVISRSERGEALLHAANSAGAVELEVSNARDVIRSQKVFLHFKKVNLNWRKGLPKFWKRETYTCSRTGASLPNILIGAIAFTNSRLTSCELGKFLLRNIPLRVLRMYVGYFRILYHRVINKDFDKY
- a CDS encoding polysaccharide pyruvyl transferase family protein, producing the protein MNILILRANWYNRGDEAAIRAMIESLRAEIPVQKMSIMLLAARDAWFPYDDIEILEPYPMVLLGRHRTVDLVDAVFNILTCGRLSLIKRGRRFLQAVNEADIVIHAPGGPSIGDLYGGGLLGDSCSLYWLLVAKVFKKKPLFFYAPSMGPFVDRFRNTARRFILKKADAIILREEISLGYLKDQLGLEARATLDSAFQNDIPENYLEKYDGISEILELINGKRTIGMVVTDLKWHNRYRDVEGMAERIMASCSEVANYLIEKGYSVLLIPQLFGEVNDTQLLESIRELDKERIHICPPDIDSYGQQILISKLFCLISMRYHPVVFAAKGNTPFISIYYEHKAQGFARKVGFTDFSIHVESISAGEIINTFKILEQNYDIVKQRLRAINPILKEDSRKTTRIVVDKLVQLGWRIDTTG